The Legionella sp. PATHC032 genome has a window encoding:
- a CDS encoding NUDIX hydrolase, which produces MKNNKSSWLKWVSEIQAIAQNGLTYCGNEFDRERYIRLREIAAEIAALNSQGSFQQINETFSIERGYATPKLDVRAFILKENKLLLVQERADSLWTLPGGWVDINESPSESVIRETKEETGFDVSVIRLLALWDKQKHDHPPQWPHAYKFFFHCEIISGEAKENLEISKIDFFEVSKLPQLSTHLVTKNQLEKLYEIIFSSEKTLFD; this is translated from the coding sequence ATGAAAAATAATAAATCCTCATGGTTAAAGTGGGTGTCAGAAATTCAGGCTATTGCACAAAATGGTTTAACTTACTGTGGAAATGAATTTGACAGGGAAAGATATATAAGGCTCAGAGAAATCGCTGCTGAAATTGCTGCTTTGAATTCGCAGGGCTCTTTTCAGCAAATTAATGAAACCTTCTCAATAGAAAGAGGTTATGCGACTCCCAAGTTAGATGTTCGAGCATTTATTCTCAAAGAGAATAAACTATTATTGGTCCAGGAAAGAGCGGATTCTCTATGGACGCTTCCTGGAGGGTGGGTGGATATCAATGAATCACCCTCTGAGTCTGTTATAAGAGAAACAAAGGAAGAAACCGGGTTTGATGTATCAGTGATCAGGTTATTGGCTCTCTGGGATAAACAAAAACATGATCATCCCCCGCAATGGCCACATGCATATAAATTCTTTTTTCACTGTGAAATCATATCAGGGGAAGCAAAAGAAAACTTGGAAATTTCTAAAATTGATTTTTTCGAGGTCAGCAAGTTACCCCAATTATCAACTCATCTTGTTACAAAGAACCAACTTGAGAAATTATATGAAATAATCTTTTCTTCGGAAAAAACTTTGTTTGATTAA
- a CDS encoding AAA family ATPase, whose protein sequence is MRIAVSGTHSVGKSTFVWDFIKAYPDYIREEEPYRALRANYNIKFGKDSTRFCNGIQLYQNISRVKQYPNSSSKVIFDRSPVDYIAYSLYTENYHKTDLDMAFVESLIEPVKESLEFIDLLIFVSINEKHLVEIEDDGIRPLDESYRSEVDAFFKQIYFENRYQIMPIKNTPKLVELWGSREERVEKISQLLK, encoded by the coding sequence ATGCGCATAGCTGTGTCAGGAACACATTCAGTAGGTAAAAGTACTTTTGTTTGGGATTTTATAAAAGCGTACCCTGATTATATCAGAGAGGAAGAACCTTATCGGGCATTGCGTGCTAATTACAATATTAAATTTGGTAAGGATTCAACTCGATTTTGTAACGGGATTCAGCTTTACCAAAACATCAGCAGGGTCAAACAGTATCCTAATTCCTCCAGTAAAGTCATATTTGATCGCTCGCCAGTTGATTATATTGCTTATTCCTTATATACCGAAAATTACCATAAAACGGACTTGGATATGGCATTTGTGGAAAGTTTAATTGAACCTGTAAAAGAATCATTGGAATTTATTGATCTTTTAATATTTGTTTCCATCAATGAAAAGCACCTTGTAGAAATTGAAGATGATGGTATTCGTCCACTTGATGAATCATATCGTTCTGAAGTAGATGCTTTTTTTAAACAAATCTATTTTGAAAATAGATATCAAATCATGCCAATAAAGAATACTCCCAAGCTTGTTGAGTTGTGGGGATCACGAGAAGAGCGAGTAGAAAAGATTTCTCAACTATTAAAATAG
- a CDS encoding thiamine pyrophosphate-binding protein, producing the protein MCSIGEYLAKRLEELNISEYFAIPGDYNLILLDEVLKNEKLKMINCCNELNAGYAADGYARVKGVSALFVTYSVGGLSVVNAVAGAYAENLPILVISGGPNTNSIQDAEILHHTLATEDNLYVRDIFSRITAHVVCIRKPEQAAMQIDEAIAIAIAKKKPVYIEIACNIANYPISKPTQRAFNTYKISDSSSLAAAVEHAAEKLNSALKPSLIVGSKVRHCNAINSVSELAKCTGYAMAAMPDAKGFISEQHPNFIGIYWGPVSSSGCAEIIDSSDAYLLIGPNENDYTTVGYVWGINPHKSIKTTKGGVIIGETVYTNIFMNDFLRELSKKLKFNDASYKAYKRIAEETVVYPELDQPDAPLSSRYLFGQIQKMLSDKKALLAETGDSWFNCMRLSLPEGCPFEIQMQYGSIGWSVGALLGMQAALHNQKRVIACIGDGSFQMTAQEVSTMIRYGYKPIIFLMNNACYTIEVQIHDGPYNVINNWRYAELVNVFRGEQSNAKSFIVKTNKELLTAIKQAEKTEALCFIEVFLDKDDCNKNLLEWGSRVANYNSRPPRR; encoded by the coding sequence ATGTGCTCAATTGGAGAGTATTTGGCAAAGCGGCTGGAGGAATTAAATATTTCTGAATATTTTGCTATACCGGGTGATTACAATCTTATTTTACTCGATGAAGTCCTGAAAAACGAAAAATTAAAAATGATTAATTGCTGTAATGAGTTGAATGCAGGATATGCTGCTGATGGCTATGCCAGGGTAAAAGGCGTCTCCGCTTTATTCGTTACTTATAGTGTTGGTGGACTTAGTGTTGTTAATGCAGTTGCAGGAGCGTATGCCGAAAATCTCCCCATTTTGGTTATATCGGGTGGCCCAAATACTAATTCCATACAGGATGCTGAAATTCTCCATCATACGCTGGCGACTGAAGATAATTTGTATGTAAGAGACATTTTTTCTCGAATTACTGCCCATGTCGTTTGTATTCGAAAGCCAGAGCAGGCTGCCATGCAGATAGACGAGGCTATAGCAATCGCAATCGCTAAAAAAAAGCCGGTCTATATTGAAATAGCGTGTAATATTGCTAACTATCCTATCTCCAAGCCTACTCAACGCGCATTCAACACCTATAAAATTAGCGACAGTTCGTCTCTGGCTGCAGCAGTAGAGCATGCTGCTGAAAAATTAAACTCCGCTCTAAAGCCCAGCTTGATTGTAGGTAGTAAGGTTAGGCATTGTAATGCAATCAATTCTGTCAGCGAGTTGGCAAAGTGTACTGGATATGCTATGGCGGCTATGCCTGATGCGAAAGGATTTATCTCAGAACAGCATCCGAACTTTATAGGTATCTATTGGGGACCAGTGAGCTCTTCTGGATGCGCCGAAATTATCGATTCCAGTGATGCCTATCTGCTTATTGGGCCTAATGAGAATGACTATACTACAGTTGGGTATGTATGGGGAATCAACCCCCACAAATCAATAAAGACCACCAAGGGAGGGGTTATTATTGGTGAAACAGTTTATACCAATATCTTCATGAATGATTTTCTCAGAGAATTAAGTAAAAAATTAAAATTTAATGATGCTTCATACAAAGCTTATAAACGAATTGCTGAAGAAACTGTCGTTTATCCAGAGTTAGATCAACCAGACGCTCCATTAAGCAGCCGTTATTTGTTTGGTCAAATTCAGAAAATGCTTTCTGACAAAAAAGCTTTGTTGGCTGAAACAGGGGACTCCTGGTTTAATTGTATGCGCCTGTCTTTGCCTGAAGGTTGTCCTTTCGAAATTCAAATGCAGTATGGTTCTATTGGTTGGTCAGTAGGTGCTTTGCTAGGCATGCAGGCTGCTTTGCATAATCAAAAAAGAGTGATTGCCTGCATAGGAGATGGCTCATTTCAAATGACTGCCCAGGAAGTATCAACCATGATACGTTACGGGTATAAACCAATTATTTTTTTAATGAATAATGCTTGTTACACTATTGAAGTACAAATTCATGATGGTCCTTATAATGTCATTAATAATTGGCGTTACGCTGAACTGGTTAATGTATTCCGCGGGGAACAGAGTAATGCAAAATCTTTTATAGTTAAAACCAACAAGGAACTACTCACTGCAATTAAACAGGCAGAAAAAACAGAAGCGCTTTGTTTTATTGAAGTGTTCCTGGACAAGGATGATTGCAATAAAAACTTGTTGGAATGGGGCTCAAGAGTGGCAAATTATAATAGCCGTCCTCCTCGTAGATAG
- the lapA gene encoding aminopeptidase LapA, translated as MLEYLTWITANIVLVSNSIFGTPHPAHAQLQVPQCLATKMTIAHDVLAENEQFKIIDLPGNDMENMTLLAEQVNCGDFIDVTDKFSDTLLTAKRKSAENILQNSALKALKKSQENKTIYEIKHQKEVNAAIKEVVADNIWQTLNHLTSYSNRSATKDTGVAAANWLKSEFETMAMEYNRRDTAAFLVKAGWYKQPSLVTVIGKELKTPAIVIGAPMDTLDGSMPGADEGSGAAAIMESTRILLASKLKFKHPIYIIWYAASDRNLAGSQYVVQYFQEKSIPVKAVLQLNKTGFRANSDDSTMWVFTDNTNNDLNQYIAKLIKNYIHTPVNFSQCNYECGDHISWSQENIPVTYAVESDFKNLNPYIGSSSDTMDFLNLEHIANFSKLAIAFSIELGSK; from the coding sequence ATGCTTGAATATTTGACATGGATTACTGCAAATATTGTGTTAGTGAGTAATTCCATTTTCGGAACACCGCATCCAGCTCATGCTCAATTACAAGTACCTCAATGCCTTGCTACAAAAATGACTATTGCACATGATGTCTTGGCTGAAAATGAGCAATTCAAAATCATTGATCTGCCTGGCAACGATATGGAAAATATGACTCTTTTAGCAGAACAAGTGAATTGTGGTGATTTTATCGACGTAACGGATAAGTTCTCGGATACCCTGTTGACCGCCAAAAGAAAATCAGCGGAAAACATTCTGCAAAACAGCGCGTTAAAAGCCCTTAAAAAATCTCAAGAAAACAAAACCATCTATGAGATTAAACACCAAAAAGAAGTCAATGCTGCAATAAAAGAGGTAGTTGCAGACAACATTTGGCAAACATTAAATCACTTGACCTCCTATAGTAATCGTTCAGCAACCAAAGACACAGGAGTTGCTGCAGCGAATTGGTTAAAGTCTGAATTCGAAACAATGGCAATGGAGTACAATCGCAGAGATACTGCCGCATTCCTTGTGAAAGCAGGTTGGTATAAACAACCCTCCCTGGTGACAGTCATTGGTAAAGAACTGAAAACACCCGCCATAGTCATTGGTGCGCCAATGGATACTTTAGATGGGAGCATGCCTGGCGCTGATGAAGGTAGCGGTGCTGCTGCCATTATGGAAAGCACTCGTATTTTGTTAGCCTCGAAGCTGAAATTCAAGCATCCGATTTATATTATCTGGTACGCTGCCAGCGATAGAAATTTGGCAGGGTCTCAATATGTAGTCCAATATTTTCAAGAAAAATCTATTCCTGTTAAAGCCGTACTGCAACTCAACAAGACAGGGTTTCGCGCTAACTCAGATGATTCAACCATGTGGGTGTTTACCGACAATACAAACAATGATCTGAACCAATATATTGCAAAATTAATAAAAAATTACATCCATACACCAGTTAATTTTTCGCAGTGTAATTACGAATGCGGTGATCATATTTCCTGGAGTCAAGAAAATATACCCGTAACCTATGCAGTTGAATCTGACTTTAAAAACCTTAACCCCTATATCGGCAGCTCTTCAGATACAATGGACTTTTTGAATCTGGAACATATAGCTAACTTTTCAAAGCTGGCCATTGCCTTCTCAATAGAGCTGGGATCCAAATAA
- a CDS encoding lipase family alpha/beta hydrolase gives MGHSIINKNRSIKIILMIFFGIVTFAKVYAYSPDTSNPIQINRSSGEMNSRHRGEVIVLIHGLMRTYVSMKPLKAYLEAQGYQVYLYKYPSARYNIQEHGVYLNQFIASILENNPAIKIHFVTHSLGGIIVREALSKLSQKQLKHVGYLIMLAPPNQGSKLAKLSIKLFPMITYFIKPLAELSSEQTSYVHRVPVPDIKMGIIAGRFDAKVPPDYARLRGQTKQVIINNTHTFIMYDSKVKKLVLSFLEKGKFE, from the coding sequence GTGGGTCATTCCATTATCAATAAAAATCGAAGTATAAAAATAATTCTGATGATATTTTTTGGAATAGTTACCTTTGCCAAGGTTTATGCCTATTCCCCAGATACCAGCAATCCAATACAGATAAATCGTTCTTCAGGTGAAATGAACTCCAGGCATCGTGGAGAGGTCATTGTACTAATTCATGGTTTAATGCGTACCTATGTGAGTATGAAGCCATTAAAAGCCTATCTGGAGGCTCAGGGATATCAGGTCTATTTGTACAAATACCCTTCCGCCAGATACAATATTCAAGAGCATGGAGTGTATTTAAATCAATTTATTGCATCAATACTTGAGAATAATCCGGCAATAAAAATTCATTTTGTTACTCACAGTCTTGGTGGCATTATTGTAAGGGAAGCGTTATCTAAATTGTCTCAGAAACAATTAAAACACGTAGGTTATCTCATTATGTTGGCTCCTCCTAATCAAGGCTCTAAGCTAGCAAAGTTATCCATTAAATTATTTCCGATGATTACCTACTTCATAAAACCTTTGGCTGAATTAAGTTCCGAGCAAACATCCTATGTGCACCGTGTTCCTGTACCTGATATCAAAATGGGGATAATCGCTGGACGGTTTGATGCCAAAGTTCCACCAGATTACGCTCGTTTGCGGGGACAAACAAAGCAAGTCATTATTAACAACACCCATACTTTTATTATGTATGATTCAAAAGTAAAAAAACTTGTCCTGAGCTTCTTAGAAAAAGGGAAGTTTGAATAG
- a CDS encoding type IV secretion protein Dot yields MYIYNTIWLVINMKELIAFIHDLYKDRTEKSVKFESKGRVIVSPLMSKDDAQELFKSLKQILPKEARLKVRESKQEPDQFRVVLFNPEKVFSFYAEHAAELLNRFKPLPTSSSGEEYCKWKYNPLSHLIEYTVPFSILDYDTKAKVTDTHEEAIQSKVNQYNEKLRSIYPDLKIIGTNSVEDSSPDKFFLASFNYNDYKIIKNLNNPVSLRQLAIGFFKEHPEHYTTEIAKKIPGDMTDEFTDIEPSSTKPSSTGS; encoded by the coding sequence TTGTACATATATAATACAATATGGTTGGTAATTAACATGAAAGAATTAATAGCTTTTATCCATGACTTGTATAAGGATCGTACTGAGAAATCTGTAAAATTTGAATCCAAGGGGAGGGTTATTGTATCTCCTTTGATGAGTAAAGATGATGCCCAGGAATTATTTAAATCGTTAAAACAAATACTCCCTAAAGAGGCGCGATTAAAGGTACGTGAGTCAAAGCAAGAACCAGATCAGTTTCGTGTCGTTCTCTTTAATCCTGAAAAGGTTTTTTCGTTTTATGCCGAGCATGCTGCAGAACTGTTAAATCGATTTAAACCATTACCGACATCTTCTTCAGGAGAGGAATATTGTAAATGGAAATATAATCCTCTATCACATCTAATAGAATACACTGTTCCGTTTTCAATTCTAGATTATGATACAAAAGCGAAAGTTACAGATACTCATGAAGAGGCTATACAATCAAAAGTGAATCAATATAACGAGAAGTTACGGTCGATTTACCCTGATCTCAAAATTATCGGAACTAATTCAGTTGAAGACTCTAGTCCTGATAAATTTTTCTTAGCATCTTTTAATTATAATGATTATAAAATCATTAAGAATCTTAATAATCCTGTAAGTTTGCGTCAATTAGCAATTGGGTTTTTTAAAGAACATCCTGAACATTATACGACAGAAATTGCTAAAAAAATCCCAGGAGATATGACTGATGAGTTTACTGATATTGAACCATCTTCCACTAAACCATCGTCAAC